One window of Mixophyes fleayi isolate aMixFle1 chromosome 3, aMixFle1.hap1, whole genome shotgun sequence genomic DNA carries:
- the LOC142144812 gene encoding thrombomodulin-like, translating into MTPLLHIFCGALVLAQLAHLVPLDELTTEFVCQDQSCYSIYWTSRRFLRAKQDCTDIQGNLMTVKNYVEENTITLLMAKMRKDNATVWIGLEQPYKNRCTDVLQPLRGFTWVTGDPHTDYSNWKTDEQKCGVLCVTVRKDGTWEETDCKYKADGYLCEFNYSASCKPLVLPADYNVTYYHTSIGIGHIEGLDFPPDTNAEVTTFGDTLFCADKGDGNGVWSSNTPGAWDCLIENGGCEFECVEKSGTPQCICRSGSELKADFRTCSNSCDPNPCSQLCVPLPDPPGFFCMCSEGYNLTDDGRTCEDIDDCAVKPDICENNCTNTIGSFVCSCKPGFEMVDKECQAIDECDTIICEHVCINYPGYYRCACNNGYVIDENNPNKCKRFCNTSFCEAVECDPKKRETCICPDGYIVHLNVTNHTICTDVDECENDPCEWLCINSFGSYQCICPEGFSLQQTSCIQDEGWNWTEEPSPPSYVRSLQPAMLLGICIAVISMLTVLIAFMCHMLRKHFMEQHALDYKCNNSEQCVVLQYVKTDHWRKL; encoded by the coding sequence ATGACGCCGCTTCTCCACATTTTCTGCGGGGCGCTCGTCTTAGCGCAGCTGGCGCATCTGGTTCCCTTGGATGAGCTCACAACGGAGTTTGTTTGCCAAGATCAATCCTGTTACTCTATATACTGGACCAGCAGACGCTTTCTTAGGGCAAAACAAGACTGCACAGACATACAAGGAAACTTGATGACAGTGAAAAACTACGTAGAAGAAAATACAATCACTTTACTTATGGCCAAGATGAGGAAAGATAACGCTACAGTGTGGATAGGACTGGAACAACCTTATAAGAACAGATGTACAGATGTGCTGCAGCCTCTGAGAGGATTTACCTGGGTAACAGGTGATCCTCACACTGACTATAGTAACTGGAAGACTGACGAACAGAAATGCGGTGTGCTCTGCGTCACTGTGCGCAAAGATGGGACCTGGGAAGAAACAGATTGTAAGTACAAAGCTGACGGCTACTTGTGCGAGTTCAATTATTCCGCTTCTTGTAAGCCACTTGTTTTACCTGCAGACTACAATGTCACTTATTATCACACGTCTATTGGGATTGGTCACATTGAGGGACTCGATTTCCCACCTGACACCAATGCAGAAGTGACCACTTTCGGAGACACTTTGTTTTGCGCAGATAAAGGTGATGGGAATGGGGTATGGAGCAGTAATACCCCTGGAGCATGGGATTGTCTGATTGAAAATGGGGGCTGTGAATTTGAATGTGTGGAAAAATCAGGTACCCCACAGTGTATATGCCGCTCGGGATCAGAGCTCAAAGCAGATTTTAGGACCTGTTCCAATTCGTGTGATCCTAACCCCTGTAGCCAGCTCTGTGTCCCACTTCCAGATCCACCTGGCTTTTTCTGTATGTGTTCTGAGGGATATAACCTTACAGACGATGGGAGAACATGTGAAGATATTGATGACTGTGCAGTCAAGCCCGATATCTGTGAGAACAATTGCACCAACACGATCGGCAGCTTTGTCTGCAGCTGCAAACCTGGCTTTGAGATGGTTGATAAGGAATGTCAGGCCATTGACGAGTGTGACACCATTATCTGTGAGCATGTCTGTATAAATTATCCAGGTTACTACAGGTGTGCTTGTAACAATGGGTATGTCATCGATGAAAACAATCCAAATAAATGCAAACGGTTCTGCAACACATCTTTCTGCGAGGCTGTTGAGTGCGATCCCAAGAAAAGAGAGACGTGTATCTGCCCAGATGGTTATATAGTCCATCTAAATGTAACAAATCACACCATTTGTACTGATGTGGACGAGTGTGAAAATGACCCATGTGAATGGTTGTGCATCAATTCGTTTGGCTCATATCAGTGTATCTGCCCAGAGGGCTTCAGTCTACAGCAAACCTCATGTATTCAGGATGAAGGTTGGAATTGGACAGAAGAACCGTCCCCCCCATCATACGTCCGTAGTCTACAACCAGCCATGCTGTTAGGAATATGCATTGCAGTTATATCCATGTTAACTGTCTTGATAGCATTCATGTGTCACATGTTGAGGAAGCATTTTATGGAGCAGCATGCCTTGGACTATAAGTGTAACAACTCTGAGCAGTGTGTAGTACTTCAGTATGTAAAGACTGATCATTGGAGGAAACTTTAG
- the LOC142144813 gene encoding thrombomodulin-like — protein MMLLFHIICGVFVSAQLVHLAPLDELTSEFVCLEQACYSISWTSKRHTKAKKACSDIQGNLMTVKNSVQADAIALLMAKVMNDNATVWIGLEQPYKNRCTDALQPLRGFTWVTGDRHTDYSNWKTDEQKCGVLCVTVRKDGTWEETDCNYKADGYLCELSYSASCKPLVLPTDYNVTYYHTYLGLGNSGGPVFPPDTNVDIATFQDPLFCADKGNGNGVWSSNTAGAWDCAVENGGCNPECMEISGTPQCMCPSGSELKEDFRTCSTSCDPNPCSQLCVPFPDPPGFFCMCSEGYNLTDDGRTCEDIDDCAVNPNICENHCTNTIGSFVCSCKPGFEMVDEECENRDDCQSGCLDIDECNSPTNLCEHSCENSPGDYRCVCDEGFVIDEKNSNKCKRFCNTSFCEADCDVNIKDKCQCPDGYILDEDDAGNPICTDVDECDNTPCDGMCINSFGSYQCICPEGFTVHQTTCIPSEEGSGGTQEPTEIVPSTSTPPDIHSLQPAMLLGICIGIISMLTVLIAILCHMLRKQNLEQHALDYKCKNTDMDVVLQQVKTEPQMKL, from the coding sequence ATGATGCTGCTTTTCCACATTATCTGCGGAGTGTTCGTCTCAGCGCAGTTGGTGCATCTGGCTCCATTGGATGAGCTGACATCGGAGTTTGTGTGCCTAGAACAGGCCTGTTACTCTATATCATGGACGAGTAAACGCCATACTAAGGCAAAGAAAGCCTGCAGTGACATACAAGGGAACTTGATGACAGTGAAAAACTCCGTACAAGCCGACGCAATCGCTTTACTTATGGCCAAGGTGATGAACGACAACGCTACAGTGTGGATAGGACTGGAACAACCTTATAAGAACAGATGTACAGATGCCCTGCAGCCTCTAAGAGGATTTACCTGGGTAACAGGTGATCGTCACACTGACTATAGTAACTGGAAGACTGACGAACAGAAATGCGGTGTGCTCTGCGTCACTGTGCGCAAAGATGGGACCTGGGAAGAAACTGATTGTAACTACAAAGCTGACGGCTACTTGTGCGAGTTAAGTTATTCCGCTTCTTGTAAACCACTTGTTTTACCTACAGACTACAATGTCACTTATTATCACACATACCTTGGACTTGGTAATAGTGGGGGACCTGTTTTCCCACCTGACACCAATGTAGACATAGCCACATTCCAAGATCCTTTGTTTTGCGCAGATAAAGGTAATGGGAATGGGGTTTGGAGCAGTAATACCGCTGGAGCATGGGATTGCGCGGTTGAGAATGGGGGCTGTAATCCTGAATGTATGGAAATATCTGGTACCCCACAGTGTATGTGCCCCTCGGGATCAGAACTCAAAGAAGATTTTAGGACCTGTTCCACTTCGTGTGATCCCAACCCTTGTAGCCAGCTCTGTGTCCCATTTCCAGACCCACCTGGCTTTTTCTGTATGTGTTCTGAGGGCTATAACCTTACAGACGATGGGAGAACATGTGAAGATATTGATGACTGTGCAGTCAACCCCAATATCTGTGAGAACCATTGCACCAACACGATCGGCAGCTTTGTCTGCAGCTGCAAACCTGGCTTTGAGATGGTTGACGAGGAGTGTGAGAATCGCGATGACTGTCAATCAGGGTGTCTGGACATTGACGAGTGTAACAGCCCAACAAACCTATGTGAGCATAGCTGTGAAAATTCCCCGGGGGATTACAGATGTGTTTGTGATGAAGGATTTGTCATTGATGAAAAGAATTCCAATAAATGCAAACGGTTCTGCAACACATCTTTTTGCGAGGCTGATTGCGATGTAAATATCAAAGACAAGTGTCAATGTCCAGATGGTTATATATTGGATGAAGATGACGCAGGTAACCCCATTTGTACTGATGTGGACGAGTGTGATAATACCCCTTGTGACGGGATGTGCATCAATTCGTTTGGCTCATATCAGTGTATCTGCCCAGAGGGCTTCACTGTCCACCAAACTACATGTATTCCTTCTGAGGAAGGTTCAGGTGGGACACAAGAACCTACAGAAATCGTGCCATCCACATCTACCCCTCCAGACATCCATAGTCTACAGCCAGCCATGCTGTTAGGGATATGCATTGGAATTATATCCATGTTAACTGTCTTGATAGCAATTCTGTGTCATATGTTGAGGAAGCAAAATTTGGAGCAGCATGCCTTGGACTATAAGTGTAAAAACACTGATATGGATGTAGTACTTCAGCAAGTAAAGACAGAACCTCAGATGAAACTTTAG